CAGAGCTGCTCTCTCGCCTCCTCAGCGCTACCTGAAGAAGATTCTTTGGCGTCTTCATTAGCTCTTTTACTTCCTTCTAGATCTAGATTTTCATTTTCGGACCTGGTCCCATTGGGGATAGAGTTTTCGCCATTGACGAGCCCGTTTTCTGCAGCCTTGGCTTTGCTGACGGCCTCCTTGAGGCTTAAGGACTCCTgcaccccagcctcttcctcgAGGTTTCTCAAGACCAGTGGGAGCCTCGAGTCCCCGACGCTGCCCTCCAGCAGCCCAAGGTTACTCTCCTCGTATCTGGGGAGCGGCGCCCTCTCCTCCATGCGTTTCCGGTAGTACTCCCGATTGACACCCGCGCTCTTCACTGCTTTCTCCAAAATCTCCTTTTCACCTAAGCGCAATTTGATGGCCATTGTTGCACGAACAGAAAGGTCATGGGTTTTCAGTACGGCTTTATCTTCCTGGAAAACAAAAAGAGCAGAATTAATGGCAAGTAATCCAAAGCGGCAAAGCTGCAGTGACGGGTAGGACACTGAGGGGGAAGGGGCTACTTGCTAGGGTGCTGGAAGCTTCTAGCACTTGACTGTGCAGGTGCTTGCATGATACGCTTCAGGCTTGTGACCTTCATTGTGTGAGTCAGACCCCAAACTGCTATAAAACAAAGAGACAACTGCACTCCAGCCGCAAGCAGAGACAAAGCAGCTCACCAACATGGCCCCAGGGCAGCACCTGGGTGGAGGCAGGAGTGGAGGAATGGACCGCGGAGAGGAAAGGAGTCCTCGGAGCCTCTGCCCAATGGTGAGCTTGAAAGTACAAATGCGAATTGTGGAATCAGTTGAGTTAGAAACTAACAAAGTaggctggtgtggtggcacaagctgctagggaggctgaggcaggattgtgaggccaaagccagcctcagcaattgagcgaGGGCCAAAATGACTCAgttagatcctgtctctaaataaatataaaaaagggatggaggaggtggctcagtagttaagccaCTGATCGAACCCCTGTGTTTGATCCttgtaccccccccaaaaaaagtactgaataattttaattttctcttctagtCAACAATGCCTCAATATGAATTTTGGCAAATGTagtatattaaatagaaatatattaatattgattGAAAAATGTCAAATACACAATTATTtgctaaagaaatagagaaatttacATTTAGGAAGATACACCTTAGTGAACATCTTTAAACACATGACGAAGTCAAATTGCCATTTATCAATCTAATTACCTCAATCGTcgttttatatgtttttaaaagaagtgagGCTCTGTCTTCAAGAAATGTCCACAGTTTGACCTCATTGTCCCAGCTAACAGGAAACTCCGAGTTCCCCAAGGTGAAGATCCTATCGATAGCATTGTCTCCGAGCAAGTGTTCTTTCAGTTCCTCTACAAGAAGTACGAATGGCAATCTGTTAGAAGGGACAGAGTGCTACCTCTCACTTCAGCAAGCAATCCACCTTAGAAAGTGTATTTTCCAACAGTGTCATCTTCAGGGAAGGTGGCTAAAAGCTCCCGCAGACCAGCCGAGCAGACCAGATTCCTCAGAGTAGAGGCAGAGCCCGGTTTCAGGCGAGGGAACCGGCGAGGTCCCTTTGCTGGAACCCAGACCCAGCCTTGGTGAAGCACTCCACAGAGCACCGTTCTTATGAGGGGCACTGGGACTTCAGGTGGCTGTATAAAATGCTGTCCATGGACAGCCTGGGGCCACACACCCTGCACTTTGATGGCAACATTCTCCTAGCCAGAGGCTCCACCACTCAAACTGGGTCAAAAGGCAGCTGAAGAGTGTAAAGAGTAAACACAAGCCACAGCCACAGCAACCCAGGGATCCCTCTGGATGGAGAGCTGATTGGCAGTCGTTCCTCTCCTAACAAGCCACGGtcagaaacaaacaagaaaatggaCTATAAGAATCTTAGTTAATGAAAAATGAACCTATCTCTCTCACTTGTCagaattgaaaacaggaagtATAAATAAACACAAGTGAACATCTCGATTACcttcaaatatatttaagaagaGGGAAGAAGCCAGCAACTGCTCTGAGCATTTATCTCCTGGCACACTATCTCCAAAAGACCAAACGCCGTGCTATTCATGCTCAAGAAACACACCAGCTTCTTATGTAACTGTGAGACAGTATCTCTTTCAGAGCAAAATGCCCTACAGCTGTCACTATTTACAATTCAAATTGAGGAACTGCTGCTGCCAGCAAACCAAACTTTTATTAGTATTAGTTGGAGTAATTCAAAGAATACATCAATTGTCTTGGCATGACAAATTGTCTTCCCATGACTAAAGAGAAACCAAAGAGAGGCGACGAACCTAAAATGATtcaaatagctttttaaaaaagaaaatagatgttaCCTAATGTTCAAAAAAGATTTATTGAGTTGTATTTGTTAGCAAAAGAACAGGATAAAATTCAAGATTTTTAGACTCTTGATTCTTCAGTTTCAATTCTTTGCATAAAGCAatggagactttttaaaaaatgtgctttcTTGGTGGTAGAATTTCTTTTCAGAAGCTCCTAATACCAAGGTATTActgtcctcctccctcaaccCACCAGTTCTTTTCTTCCAGGTTGAAAGAGAGCTGGGGGATCGGAGTAGAGCTCTCTGTCCAGCAGTGAGACGGGTGACCCGAGGGAGGGAACCCCAAGGGGAACAAGACTAGGCAGCGGAGGAGAGTATGGGCAGCTCCCATTGGGCTCCCATCCCGCCGTCTCCTGGGAAAGATTCCTGATGGGATCCCCCACTCGGTGGTTCCTGAGCCTCATTCCACCCATAGGGCAGCCTGAGCTTGGGAGTTAAGTCAGGGTCCTTTGTCTCCTGCTAGCTCAGAGACCTTGGTCAAGCTTCTGTCTTCTGGTTTGGAGTTTCTACATCAGTGAAATGGGAATACCCATCCCACAGGCTGACAGGTTGAAAGTAAGGTCCTTACCATGCtgagcacagtgcccagcacacagtaggcacaACACAAATTGTAAGAATTACTATCATCCTGACCTTCCTTAATTGTACATTCCCGAGGACATGAACTGTGACATTCAACTTTGTATCCTCGTGTGCATGCAAGAAAAGTCCACAAGGGGCCCTTAATCAAATTCGCTGAATTAAAAGGTTGAACCACTACTAAGTTTAAGAGGCACCAAGAGCTCCCACTTGAAAGACGGTGACTCTCCGGCAACACGGCTGCTCTTAAGGACGACGAGCGTATCTCACTTCATCTAGTTCTGTAGTTGGTGTCTACATTGTCTCCCTGTGTTTTAGAACCAAGTGTCTTCTACCTCCAGCTCACTGTCAAAGCCTAGCCTTGTGCAGAGCTTCTCCCTGGGTGCAGAGCTGAGACCCTGGCAGGAGAGAGCAGGGCACAGTTGCCACTCAGCCATGACAGACACTCTGACCGGGACTGCACCTTCCCTGATGCCCCAGCAGCTCTTTCCAGAACACTGGAAATGTCTGCTCAGTCATTCGCTTACGCCCACCCAATCTGTTCTGCACAGAATTTAAGGCAGTTTATAAcaacagcaacacacacacaaatatgatCAAAAGTGAAACCTCAGGACAAAGGAATTTAGGGGAGCTCATTCTAGGACAAACGAAGTACATTCTAGGATGAATCTAGATTTGACCACATGAGGTCAgaactcagaatttaaaaaacccaaatgactgTCTTAGGCAAATATAAAAGTGGATGCTCAATACATATATCTCACTCTTTCTGGAACTGACATAATAGGCTGCGGCCAagaatattttgtgttctttacaGAATGTTTCCAATGTTATTTACTCTAATACACCAGGCATTAAACATTTctgggataaaaaaaaatcagtttctccTTTCTTCACTACTGCCATCTTCCCACTTCCCAATAGTGCGTTAGTTTTAAGCCATTTTATCTTTAACCCAAACACTTACATTTTACATATTcatgaaatctttattttatttttttgtagttgtaggtaggcagtatgcctttattttatttagttatttttatgtggtgctaaggatccaacccagggcttcgcacatgctaggcaagtgctctgccactgagctacagctccagtccaattttcatgaaatcttaaaaataaaaaaagaacatatctCTTTTCACAAACTGATTTACCTTCGGTCATGCAGAATACTCGGAGAAAAGCCAGAAGCTGTGCGGAGATGGGAGGCTCCGTAAAGTGCAGCGCAAAGACACTGGAACTGACAAGAGTGAGAAGCAAAGTCAGCCACCCTGATCTGCTGCAGAACAGGCCTGGTCCACAGCACCCTGGCTTTCCCTGGCCGACCCCCGGCCGTCCCCCGGCCGTCCCCTGGCTGTCCCCCAGGAGGGGAGCTGGACTacgctgctctgctctgctcactGGCTCTACCCAAGGGCAACGTCTCGTCCCTGCCTCCAGCATGGGGCTGAGCCAATAGAGGGGGAGGGCCACACCTGGCACTGGCCACCTCTGCCAAGCTGCCCAGTGGCTACTGGCCTTCACATCAGGCTGTGTGCTCATGTTGAAAGCATTAAACACACCCACAgttcttaaaaatgttaataataattcaTGTTGAGTTCACACTTTAATCATTAATCAAATATTGACAAGTTCAATAAGAAAAGGTCTGGATAATCCATTTTCATTAAGAATGGTTCCTCCATTCCCTGGAGGACTAATAAATCATAATTCTTGTCTTCTTTATCATTTTACTCCTCAAATGCAAGAAAATCTTAAGGAATTTAACCAGGAATTCTTGAAATCACTGAGGATCATGACTTCATTACAGAAACTAATGGTggcaaagaattaaatgaaacaaattgaTCCAGGTCATTAACCTTTTCAAGGTGAAAGGCATTAATGATACCAAAGTGCTTATTTAAGCTAATGAGGATTGCAGGCTGCATCCCCTGGAACTGATGGTGCGCTCCCAGCGACACCATGCCGCCTACCTGGAACCGTGGTAAATCACTGTACATCTCCACGGCCTAAACGTGCTGCGTATCAGGGATGAAGGGATTAAGACAAACTACCAGAGAGAGGTTTTATTAACACACCAATTAAACACCATGCAACCTGAATGTGCCACAGGAAGGGGCCTCGACTGCGTTGTACGTACGTTGGGATGCCGGCGCGCGCCAGCACCTCGGCCTTCATGGCGTACAGCCGGTCGCTCTTACTCACTCCAAGCTTGATTTTCACTCTGTCGTGTGAATTATTGTCAAAGAAAAAACCACTGTGGATCACAAACTCTGCATTTGACCGAGTGccataaaaaatgtaaatctgagatgcagtaaagagaaaataaagggacATAAAACAAACTTAGCATGCCTTCTTACCACAGAGCACAGGGCTAGCTCTCCCACATTTACTG
The Sciurus carolinensis chromosome 2, mSciCar1.2, whole genome shotgun sequence DNA segment above includes these coding regions:
- the Setd3 gene encoding actin-histidine N-methyltransferase isoform X1, producing MKWASENGASVEGFEMVNFKEEGFGLRATRDIKAEELFLWVPRKLLMTVESAKNSVLGPLYSQDRILQAMGNIALAFHLLCERASPNSFWQPYIQTLPSEYDTPLYFEEEEVRCLQSTQAIHDVFSQYKNTARQYAYFYKVIQTHPHASKLPLKDSFTYEDYRWAVSSVMTRQNQIPTEDGSRVTLALIPLWDMCNHTSGLITTGYNLEDDRCECVALQDFRAGEQIYIFYGTRSNAEFVIHSGFFFDNNSHDRVKIKLGVSKSDRLYAMKAEVLARAGIPTSSVFALHFTEPPISAQLLAFLRVFCMTEEELKEHLLGDNAIDRIFTLGNSEFPVSWDNEVKLWTFLEDRASLLLKTYKTTIEEDKAVLKTHDLSVRATMAIKLRLGEKEILEKAVKSAGVNREYYRKRMEERAPLPRYEESNLGLLEGSVGDSRLPLVLRNLEEEAGVQESLSLKEAVSKAKAAENGLVNGENSIPNGTRSENENLDLEGSKRANEDAKESSSGSAEEAREQL